Proteins from a genomic interval of Rhodothermus marinus:
- a CDS encoding xanthine dehydrogenase family protein molybdopterin-binding subunit, whose protein sequence is MEARGYIGAPIRRVEDRRFVTGRGRYTDDIVLPGMLYAWIVRSPHAHARIRAIRTEKARQHPGVVAVFTGKDLLDDGVGSLPTGWQIGPDMKEPPHYALAVDKVRYVGDGVAVVIAETKAAARDAAELVEVDYEELPAVVDAAEALKEGAPLVHDDAPGNLCYVWELGDREATDRALATAHHVTKLEFVNQRLIPNAIEPRSAIGHYDPGRDELTLYTSSQNPHLIRLLLSAFVLKIPEHKVRVISPDVGGGFGSKIFHYPEEVICAWSSRKLGRPVKWTAVRSESFVSDAHGRDHVTTAEMGFDRDGRIVGLRVRTIANLGAYLSTFAPGVPTWLYGTLLAGQYKTPHIHVEVKGVFTNTTPVDAYRGAGRPEATYVVERLVELGAHELGIDPAELRRRNFIQPDEFPYQTPVVLQYDSGNYEGALNKALEMADYWKLREEQKRAREQGRLIGIGLSCYIEACGLAPSKVAGAIGVRAGLYESAAIRVMPTGKVQVFTGTHSHGQGHETTFAQIVAHELGIPLEDVEVIHGDTAEIPFGMGTYGSRSLATGGSAIYRALEKIKAKARKIAAHKLEVAEEDLEFRNGQFIVKGTDRAIGFGDIALTAYVPHDYPEGLEPGLEENAFYDPANFTFPFGTHLSVVEIDPETGRVKLLRYIAVDDVGRIINPMIVEGQIHGGVAQGVGQALLEGAVYDRSSGQLLTGSLLDYALPRADDLPSFEVGHQETPCPHNPLGAKGAGEAGTIAATACVVNAVVDALYHLGVRDIRMPLTPERVWRAMRGLPTDGHAS, encoded by the coding sequence AGACCGGCGTTTCGTGACAGGACGAGGGCGCTACACCGACGACATCGTCCTGCCGGGCATGCTCTACGCCTGGATTGTGCGCAGTCCCCATGCGCATGCCCGGATCCGTGCCATTCGCACCGAGAAAGCCCGGCAGCATCCGGGCGTGGTGGCCGTCTTTACGGGCAAAGACCTGCTCGACGACGGCGTGGGATCGCTGCCCACGGGCTGGCAGATCGGTCCCGACATGAAGGAGCCGCCGCATTACGCGCTGGCCGTCGACAAGGTGCGCTACGTGGGCGACGGGGTGGCCGTGGTGATCGCCGAAACGAAGGCGGCCGCCCGCGACGCCGCCGAGCTGGTGGAGGTGGACTACGAGGAGCTGCCAGCCGTGGTGGATGCGGCCGAGGCGCTCAAGGAGGGGGCGCCGCTCGTGCACGACGACGCGCCCGGCAACCTGTGCTACGTCTGGGAACTGGGCGATCGGGAAGCCACCGACCGCGCGCTGGCTACAGCGCACCACGTCACGAAGCTGGAGTTCGTCAACCAGCGGCTCATTCCGAACGCCATCGAACCCCGCTCGGCCATCGGTCATTACGATCCGGGACGCGACGAGCTGACGCTCTACACATCGTCCCAGAATCCGCATCTGATCCGGCTGCTGCTGAGCGCCTTCGTGCTGAAAATTCCCGAACACAAAGTGCGCGTGATTTCGCCGGACGTGGGGGGCGGCTTCGGCTCGAAGATCTTTCACTATCCGGAAGAGGTCATCTGTGCCTGGAGCAGCCGCAAGCTGGGCCGGCCCGTAAAGTGGACGGCCGTCCGCAGCGAGAGCTTCGTGAGCGACGCGCACGGCCGCGACCACGTCACGACGGCCGAAATGGGCTTCGATCGCGATGGCCGCATCGTGGGGCTGCGCGTGCGGACGATCGCCAACCTGGGCGCTTACCTTTCGACGTTCGCACCGGGCGTGCCTACCTGGCTCTACGGCACGCTTCTGGCCGGTCAGTACAAGACGCCGCACATTCACGTCGAGGTCAAGGGTGTCTTCACGAACACGACCCCGGTCGATGCCTACCGCGGGGCCGGACGGCCCGAGGCGACCTACGTGGTCGAACGCCTGGTGGAACTGGGGGCCCATGAGCTGGGCATCGACCCGGCCGAACTCCGGCGGCGCAATTTCATCCAGCCGGACGAATTCCCCTACCAGACGCCCGTCGTGCTCCAGTACGACAGCGGCAACTACGAGGGCGCGCTGAACAAGGCGCTGGAGATGGCCGACTACTGGAAGCTCCGCGAGGAGCAGAAGCGGGCACGTGAGCAGGGACGGCTCATCGGCATCGGACTTTCCTGCTACATCGAGGCGTGCGGCCTGGCGCCCTCGAAGGTGGCCGGCGCCATCGGCGTGCGGGCCGGCCTGTACGAAAGCGCGGCCATCCGGGTGATGCCCACCGGCAAGGTGCAGGTCTTCACCGGCACGCACTCGCACGGTCAGGGGCACGAGACCACCTTCGCCCAGATCGTGGCGCACGAGCTGGGTATCCCGCTCGAAGACGTAGAGGTCATCCACGGCGACACGGCCGAGATCCCCTTCGGGATGGGCACCTACGGTTCGCGCAGCCTGGCCACGGGTGGTAGTGCCATCTATCGCGCACTCGAAAAGATCAAGGCCAAAGCCCGGAAGATCGCCGCGCACAAGCTCGAAGTGGCCGAAGAGGACCTGGAGTTCCGCAACGGTCAGTTCATCGTGAAGGGCACCGACCGGGCCATTGGCTTTGGCGACATTGCGCTGACGGCCTACGTGCCGCACGACTATCCGGAAGGGCTGGAGCCCGGTCTGGAGGAGAACGCCTTCTACGATCCGGCCAACTTCACCTTTCCCTTCGGGACGCACCTGTCGGTGGTGGAGATCGATCCGGAGACCGGCAGGGTGAAGCTGCTCCGCTACATTGCCGTGGACGACGTGGGACGCATCATCAACCCGATGATCGTTGAGGGCCAGATCCACGGCGGCGTGGCGCAGGGCGTCGGCCAGGCGCTGCTCGAAGGGGCGGTGTACGATCGCTCCAGCGGCCAGCTCCTGACCGGCTCGCTGCTGGACTATGCGCTGCCGCGGGCCGACGACCTGCCGTCGTTCGAGGTCGGGCACCAGGAGACGCCCTGTCCGCACAACCCGCTGGGCGCGAAGGGCGCCGGGGAGGCCGGCACGATCGCGGCCACGGCCTGCGTGGTCAACGCCGTCGTGGACGCGCTCTACCATCTGGGCGTGCGCGACATCCGCATGCCGCTGACGCCCGAGCGCGTCTGGCGCGCCATGCGCGGGCTCCCAACCGACGGACACGCTTCCTGA
- a CDS encoding FAD binding domain-containing protein — MIPQTFAYRKAHTIDEALALLREHGDEAKVLAGGHSLIPLMKLRLSTPELLVDIGGIRELTEIRERDGRLELGALVTHRTIEFSELLRQKCPVLPEAAAQIGDPQVRNKGTIGGSLAHADPAADYPAVVLALDAEIEATGPDGRRTIPARDFFQGLFTTALRPGELLTRVRVPVMPPRSGAAYLKFPNPASRYAVVGVAAFVKLAPDDTCAEVRIGITGAAAAAFRATEAEKRLVGKTIDERTLAASLEDMVDPDDLLSDLAASAEYRAHLCHVLARRALRQAFERARG, encoded by the coding sequence ATGATTCCGCAGACCTTCGCATACAGAAAGGCGCACACGATCGACGAAGCGCTCGCGCTGCTCCGGGAGCACGGCGACGAAGCCAAGGTGCTGGCCGGCGGCCACAGCCTGATTCCGCTCATGAAACTGCGGCTGAGCACGCCGGAGCTGCTCGTCGACATCGGCGGCATCCGGGAACTGACGGAGATCCGCGAACGGGACGGTCGCCTCGAGCTGGGAGCGCTCGTCACGCACCGGACGATCGAATTTTCCGAGCTGCTCCGGCAGAAATGCCCGGTGCTGCCCGAAGCGGCCGCGCAGATCGGCGATCCGCAGGTGCGCAACAAAGGGACGATCGGGGGCAGCCTGGCCCATGCCGATCCGGCCGCCGACTACCCGGCCGTCGTGCTGGCACTGGATGCCGAAATCGAGGCGACCGGGCCGGACGGCCGCCGCACCATTCCGGCGCGCGACTTTTTCCAGGGGCTTTTCACCACGGCACTTCGGCCTGGCGAGCTGCTCACGCGCGTGCGCGTGCCGGTGATGCCGCCGCGCAGCGGCGCCGCCTATCTCAAGTTCCCGAACCCGGCCTCGCGCTACGCCGTGGTGGGCGTGGCGGCTTTCGTCAAGCTGGCACCCGACGACACGTGCGCCGAGGTGCGCATCGGGATCACGGGTGCCGCGGCGGCCGCCTTCCGGGCCACCGAGGCCGAAAAGCGGCTCGTCGGGAAGACGATCGACGAACGGACGCTGGCCGCCTCGCTCGAAGACATGGTCGATCCCGACGACCTGCTCAGCGATCTGGCCGCCAGTGCCGAATACCGGGCGCACCTGTGCCACGTGCTTGCGCGGCGGGCGCTCCGGCAGGCCTTCGAGCGGGCGCGCGGCTGA
- a CDS encoding KaiC domain-containing protein, which translates to MAGAVSREAGPLVEAIVSLRHAAAAAPPLEGVPTGVEGLDELFFTTEWREGRPVRKPLGGIPRYAVLQVTGVADTGKSLLVEQFAVAQARREQVCLFLTTESPAPFVAMGLRTRAAAMGADWNAIEDRIVLVDAATHTILTQDLPTLFNTLAHAIKTYHVRAVVIDSITGLYEAREMLARDVVRPIFTFLKKWHQTALLVSQKRSGHELLTAEAAGGYAVGHILDGTLVLAKQPITSAQQARLYRVPIGETVRLFRIDGCRLCGHDTSTHLLEITPTGLVRIGPSLQTFHQEASVEPNYQT; encoded by the coding sequence ATGGCTGGAGCTGTTTCGCGCGAGGCCGGACCGCTGGTCGAAGCGATCGTATCGCTGCGGCATGCGGCCGCCGCCGCGCCGCCTCTGGAGGGCGTCCCAACGGGCGTCGAGGGTCTGGACGAACTGTTTTTCACGACGGAGTGGCGAGAAGGTCGTCCGGTGCGCAAGCCCCTGGGGGGCATTCCTCGCTATGCCGTTTTGCAGGTAACCGGTGTGGCCGACACCGGCAAGAGCCTGCTCGTGGAGCAGTTCGCCGTCGCGCAGGCCCGGCGCGAGCAGGTGTGCCTGTTTCTGACCACCGAGAGCCCGGCGCCGTTCGTGGCGATGGGTCTGCGTACGCGGGCCGCTGCCATGGGCGCCGACTGGAACGCCATCGAAGACCGGATCGTGCTGGTCGATGCGGCCACGCACACGATCCTGACGCAGGACCTTCCCACGCTGTTCAACACGCTGGCGCACGCCATCAAAACCTACCACGTACGGGCCGTGGTGATCGACTCGATCACAGGCCTTTACGAAGCCCGCGAAATGCTGGCCCGCGACGTGGTGCGGCCGATCTTCACGTTCCTCAAAAAATGGCACCAGACGGCGCTGCTCGTCTCGCAGAAGCGCAGCGGTCACGAACTGCTCACGGCCGAAGCGGCCGGCGGCTATGCGGTAGGCCATATTCTCGACGGTACGCTGGTGCTGGCCAAGCAACCCATCACCAGCGCCCAGCAGGCCCGGCTCTACCGCGTGCCCATCGGCGAGACGGTCCGGCTCTTTCGGATCGACGGCTGCCGGCTGTGCGGGCACGACACCAGCACGCACCTGCTGGAAATCACCCCGACGGGGCTGGTCCGCATCGGCCCCAGCCTGCAGACATTCCATCAGGAAGCATCCGTCGAACCCAACTACCAGACGTAG
- a CDS encoding bis-aminopropyl spermidine synthase family protein, with protein sequence MPHTKTFPETSAVELRDRLLETVRQQVPVPFTERDAERALAALLTTDNLWDAIRMSRVPLRVLSAFWHQLIAEGLLEAHDGALRLTESGQALAQALGAAPVREATCVHCEGRSVDYRTLPDDVVERFAEICRHRPEAIQDYDQGFVTEATTLARIAFAWHRGDLEGKQLLVLGDDDLMSIAAALTGAPAYVLAVDIDDRLIQFINDVARREGLDRLEAVRYDLREPLPTSWLRKFDTFMTDPTESFLGFKTTIERGLLALRGPGCAGYFGLTHVESSYEKWAQIQRFLLDSGVVLTDLIDDFSAYVNWGYIESMRSWEWLPTHRLPERPWYYSALHRIELLHTPALENAAVEGDIFTDEEAATT encoded by the coding sequence ATGCCACATACGAAAACCTTCCCGGAAACCTCAGCGGTCGAACTGCGGGATCGTCTGCTGGAAACGGTCCGTCAGCAGGTGCCGGTGCCCTTCACCGAGCGCGACGCCGAGCGGGCACTGGCGGCCCTGCTGACCACCGACAATCTGTGGGACGCCATCCGGATGAGCCGCGTGCCGTTGCGGGTGCTCAGTGCCTTCTGGCATCAGCTGATTGCCGAGGGTCTGCTGGAGGCGCACGATGGCGCGCTGCGCCTGACCGAAAGTGGTCAGGCGCTGGCCCAGGCACTGGGCGCGGCCCCCGTCCGCGAGGCCACCTGTGTGCATTGCGAGGGCCGGAGCGTCGACTATCGCACGCTCCCCGACGACGTGGTCGAACGCTTTGCGGAAATTTGTCGGCACCGCCCCGAGGCCATTCAGGACTACGACCAGGGCTTCGTCACCGAAGCGACCACCCTTGCGCGCATTGCGTTCGCCTGGCACCGGGGCGATCTGGAGGGCAAGCAACTGCTCGTCCTGGGCGACGACGACCTGATGAGCATCGCCGCGGCGCTGACCGGCGCACCGGCCTACGTACTGGCCGTTGACATCGACGACCGGCTGATTCAGTTCATCAACGACGTGGCCCGGCGCGAGGGGCTCGACCGGCTCGAAGCCGTTCGCTACGATCTGCGCGAACCACTTCCCACTTCGTGGCTTCGGAAGTTCGACACGTTCATGACCGACCCGACCGAAAGTTTTCTGGGCTTCAAAACGACGATCGAGCGCGGGCTGCTGGCACTGCGCGGCCCGGGATGCGCGGGCTACTTCGGGCTGACGCACGTAGAGTCGAGCTACGAGAAATGGGCACAAATCCAGCGCTTCTTGCTCGACAGCGGCGTCGTGCTCACCGATCTGATCGATGATTTCAGCGCCTACGTCAACTGGGGCTACATCGAATCGATGCGCTCCTGGGAATGGCTGCCCACCCACCGCCTCCCCGAGCGGCCCTGGTACTACTCGGCGCTCCACCGCATCGAGCTGCTGCACACGCCCGCACTGGAAAACGCGGCCGTCGAGGGCGACATCTTCACCGACGAAGAAGCTGCCACCACCTAA
- a CDS encoding (R)-mandelonitrile lyase, with the protein MVRLLVLLILTGAMLANASHGQGAIRVISGVAPVDTAQAQHFTGVARVGGNFQAASPARTYGATVTFEPGARTHWHVHTLGQILVVTAGRGIVQEWNGPAREIRPGDVVVIPPGVKHWHGAFPDTRLTHVALVERPETGAATTWMEAVTDARYAEALAGAAAAAGELRPSRAQQLFGEIAPELAELTDRVLYGRVWADPTLSPRDRSLITVAALIALNRPDQLRSHLALALQNGVSPSELISTIVHLAFYAGWPNAVTALQSAREVLARQ; encoded by the coding sequence GTCATAAGCGGTGTTGCTCCGGTGGATACGGCGCAGGCGCAGCATTTTACAGGGGTCGCCCGTGTGGGGGGAAATTTTCAGGCCGCTTCGCCTGCACGCACCTATGGAGCCACGGTCACTTTTGAACCGGGGGCCCGAACGCACTGGCACGTCCACACACTCGGCCAGATCCTTGTCGTTACGGCCGGTCGAGGCATCGTTCAGGAATGGAACGGACCGGCCCGGGAAATTCGGCCGGGGGACGTTGTGGTGATTCCGCCCGGCGTCAAGCACTGGCACGGGGCATTCCCCGACACCCGTCTGACGCACGTGGCCCTGGTGGAACGCCCCGAAACGGGAGCGGCGACCACCTGGATGGAGGCGGTTACCGATGCCCGGTACGCCGAAGCGCTGGCTGGTGCCGCAGCCGCCGCGGGCGAACTTCGGCCTTCTCGGGCGCAGCAACTCTTTGGCGAAATCGCACCCGAACTGGCCGAGTTAACCGACCGGGTGCTGTACGGCCGGGTATGGGCCGATCCGACGCTTTCACCCCGGGATCGGAGCCTGATCACGGTGGCGGCGCTGATCGCCCTGAACCGGCCGGACCAGCTTCGATCGCACCTTGCCCTGGCGCTGCAAAACGGGGTTTCCCCGAGCGAACTGATCAGCACCATCGTTCATCTGGCTTTTTACGCCGGATGGCCGAACGCAGTCACGGCGCTTCAGAGTGCCCGGGAAGTTCTCGCCCGTCAGTAG